A single region of the Marmota flaviventris isolate mMarFla1 chromosome 10, mMarFla1.hap1, whole genome shotgun sequence genome encodes:
- the Rnf186 gene encoding E3 ubiquitin-protein ligase RNF186 — protein sequence MSCMEAQQQPPPISAGATATATVTSGSTGCHRGSTEGDLECLVCREPYSCARCPKVLSCQHTFCAVCLKLLLCVQDDSWVVTCPLCRKPTTVPGGLICSLRDQETVVGRLAQPCLEVRLCPQGLAGATTSEAGHHPSLAGEDEQDAASANRVAARRLAVHLLLLVLLIILILPFIYPGVIRWVLAIIMALALLMSTLFCCYPHSQGSHWPCPRTLLCRERKHSQIASIA from the coding sequence ATGTCCTGCATGGAGGCCCAGCAACAGCCGCCACCCATCTCCGCAGGAGCTACTGCCACCGCCACCGTGACTTCGGGGTCCACTGGATGTCACCGTGGCTCCACAGAAGGCGACCTGGAGTGCCTGGTGTGTCGGGAGCCCTACAGCTGCGCCCGGTGCCCCAAGGTGCTGAGCTGCCAGCACACCTTCTGTGCCGTCTGCCTGAAGCTCCTGCTGTGCGTGCAGGACGACAGCTGGGTGGTCACCTGCCCGCTGTGTCGAAAGCCCACCACTGTCCCTGGAGGTCTCATCTGCAGCCTGCGTGACCAGGAGACGGTGGTGGGGCGGTTGGCCCAGCCATGCCTGGAAGTGCGGCTCTGTCCCCAGGGGCTGGCGGGTGCCACAACTTCAGAGGCAGGGCATCACCCCAGCTTGGCAGGAGAGGACGAGCAAGACGCGGCCAGTGCCAATCGCGTGGCGGCCCGACGCCTGGCAGTGCACCTGCTCCTGCTGGTCCTGCTCATCATCCTCATCCTGCCCTTCATCTACCCAGGCGTCATCCGGTGGGTGCTGGCCATCATTATGGCCCTGGCCTTGCTGATGTCCACCCTGTTCTGCTGTTACCCCCACAGCCAGGGCAGCCACTGGCCCTGCCCCAGGACTCTCCTCTGCAGAGAGCGGAAACATAGCCAGATTGCTTCCATCGCCTGA